ggtcgggcatgacccaggaaagtgtgtccggccagagggatcgagcgtgttgggtaatgtggtgcacccctgcagggaagtttatctattcgaatagccgtgatcctcggtaacaggacgacccggagttgtaccttgaccttatgacaactagaaccggatactcaataaaacacacccttccaagtgccagatataacccggtgatcgctctcacactgggcgacgaggagaggatcgccgggtaggattatgctatgcaatgatacttggttaacttaccatctactctcttctattacttcaagatggaggctaccagaagcgtagtcttcgataggactagctatccccctcttattctagcattctgcagtctAGTCCACagtactacccatttcattgataccaatgcatatgtagtgtagatccttgcttgcgagtactttggatgagtactcatggttgcttttctccctctttccccctttccattcttctcggttgtcgcaaatagatgctggagcccaggagccagatgccaccgtcgacgatgactcctactacaccggaggtgcctactactacgtgcaggccaccgccgatgaccaggagtagtttaggaggatcccaggcaggaggcctgcgtctctttcgatctgtatcccagtttgtgctagccatcttatggcaacttgtttaacttatgtctgtactcagatattgttgcttccgatgactcgtctatgatcgagcaattatattcgagccctcgaggcccctggcttgtattatgatgcttatatgacttatttaattttagagttgtgttgtgatatctttccgtgagtccctgatcttgatcgtacacgtttgcgtgtatgattagtgtacgattgaatcgggggcgtcacattagcTCTTAGtatcacacttgcaattgttaggctcactttcatattccgcactaTTGCCTAAAATTGATAAATattaattaaaatttgtaattgtacctattcaccccctctaggtccatctcgatcctttcagttgcGCCGCAGCCAACAGACATCAGGGAGAGAGGACACTCCATCGAGGATGTGGCGCGGTTATCGAAGCTAGGGTTGGGCGGCAATTATTTGCTGCTATAAATCACATTTGAGGTTGAAGATCGTGACTCGCGAGGGGCAGGACCTCATGACATGCGAGGGGCAGAATGTACGCGATGATGACTTTACTTTGGCTCAACATTAAGTCTCTGCCATTCGATTGGTGACAGACCATCCAAGGAATAGAGAATATGAGATTTAATTATGTGGATTACATCATATGACAATGGTTGTCCTGTAATAATAAGTTGGATGTCCCTAAAAAATGTAAGCCGTGTCTTTATAAGTAGTAATAGAGATAGACATAGTTTTATACCCATCCTCTCTCACTTGATAACAATATTTTTTGAAACCGAGGCAAAAGATTAGTCTTATCTcattaaataagaagaggaaaacaaAGTCGGTTTGTTAGATGACCACAAAGATTTGCCTCATCTGACGACAATCATTTCGCTAATTTTGAACATATCTGTTTTTTTAATAATTTAGCACATTTGTTTTTTAGCATACATAGGGAGTTAGAAATAATGAGGTACACAACTTAAACAAAAAACATTTGTAGGTAAACACGTAAAAATCCGAATTCGTGAACCGTTTTGAACCTCCTACATCGCGTAGCCAAAATGTCGAGTGAGCTGTGAACCTCTCGAGCTATCTCAAGTCGCGAACGACACGATGGCGCTGAGCCACCTCCGCCATGCGCCGCtcgcgctccgcctcgcgctccCATCCATCGCCTGCTCCTCTCCCGCCACCCGCCGCCTCTTACTCTTTGCGCCGGCGCGCCCGTGGCGCCTCCTCTCCACCGCCTCGAAGCCGCGCTCGCtcgccaccgcagccgccgccgagGCCGACAGCACCAGCGCGGGCGCCGACGGCTTCTTCGCCGAGGACAGCACGTCCTGGAAGTCCCTCGGCATCTCCGACCGCCTCGCGTCCGCCTTGCACGGCACTGGGCTCGAGAGGCCCTCGCTGGTCCAGGTaactcttgttgcacctcgccgccgctggtctctgcacagtgcgtgctcgacgaaatgcctgAGCCCGCGTTGCAATGTTTTCATATACCTTTTCAGCGTCAGCTTTTCAGGTGGTAGATCGAAGCTCCTATATGTGTCTTCATCTACAGTTGCCGTATAGGGATGATTTAGCCTGGTCTCAGTTCATGTGAAGTGATCGAGCAGTCTGAGCTTGTAATATTCTTCGAGTCCCAATGTTAAATAACCTATCGGTCCACTCCCTGTCTCTTGGAAACACGGAAGTCCTTTCTAGTGCAGAATTCATGTGCGCTGCTAGCTGTTGTGAAGATTTTAGCTTTCTACATCACATGCCTAAACTATATGTGGTGATTAGTTAGATATAAGTAGCTGTGGATGCCCCTACCTGTTCTTGCTCGTGGCGGATGTCCTCCAACAGCAGATCAAGCAGGATGGAGTGATGATGCACCCTCTGGTTGATGGCGCTCCACCGCTTGCCCTTCAGTACGTCGATGATACCCTCATCATCATGCGAGCTGAGTTGGGTGCGGTTAGGCGCCTAAAGGACATCTTGGATGACTTTGTGGTCGCGACGGGGCTGATCATCAATTTTCACAAGAGCACGGTGGTGCCCATGCATGTTCAAGATGACGACCTACGCGACATGGTTCAGGTGCTGGGCTGCGGCGTTGGGAGTTTTCCTCAAGTCTATCTTGGTCTGCCGCTCTCCAACCGCAAGCTCTCGATGCACGACTTCCTCCCGCTCATTGCCAAGGCCGAGTGCTACCTCTCCGGCTGGCGAGCGCAACTGCTCTCCTTCAAAGGGCGCCTGGTGCTGCTCAATGCTGTGCTGGATGCGTTGCCCACCTACGCCATGGCGGCGATGGAGCTCCCTCCGTCGGTTCTCCGTGCAATCGACGCTCTGTGTCGCTCCTTCCTTTGGACCGCGTCGGACAAGGCGTCGGGAGCCCAATGCCTGGTGGCCTGGGGTAGGGTGGTCCGCCCCAAGGAGGAAGGCTGGCGCGGGGTGTGTGCACTGCCGGTCCAAAACCGCTGCCTCCTGATGAAGCTGCTATATCACCTACACCTGCGTCAGGATGCGCCCTGGGCCCGCAGGGTGTGGACCGAGCTCGGACGCTCACTGCTAACCCTGGCGGCGGCGTCCTCTCTCCCAGGCCCTCACTGGTCCTCCCTGGACCAGCTCATGCCGGTGTACAGAGCGATCTCCCGCATCTCCATCGGCGACCGGTGCACCACTGCGTTCTGGCTGGACTCGTGGCTGCCCGGCGGTGCTCTGTCTGTGTAGATGAGCTTGCTCTTCTCCCACACCACCATGCCCGCAGTTTCCGTCGCCCATGTCGTCGCATTTGGCCTCGATGGCGTGCTTGTACCCCGTTTGAACCACGCCGGTGCCCGGGAGCGCGGCGCCCTGCTGCCCATCCTTCAGGAGGCGGGCCTGTCGGCGGCCCCCGATGAGCGGACCCTTCGCCATGGCTGCGCGAAGGGCGCGTTGATCTCCTCGGCCGGCGTCTACCAGCTCTGTCACTTTGGTGGCGTGCAGGTGCCCTTCGTCAACTTCATGTGGAAGAACTACGCCCCCAGCCGGGTCCGTTTCTTCGCCTGGCTCCTGGTTCAGGCTCAGATACACACGAGAGACGTGCTCCTGCGGAAGCACATCATTGCGTCGGCAGGCGCTGGCTGTCCCCTCTGCACTTCGCCCCTCGAGACGGCTGATCATCTCATCTTCAGCTGCCCCTTTGCTCGTCGGTTCTGGGAGTTTGTAGGTCTGAATAAACCGGATGTTGCCTCCGTCAGGTCGCTCCACCTGCTGTCCCCCCCTCCCCATGCTCGGTGCCAATGCGAACGGGCCCCACCTTCTGCTGGCAATTGTGGAAGCGCCGCAACGCGGTTGTGTTCCAGGGTGTGCCGCCATCGATCCCCTGGCTGCTGAAATTCTGCAGGGAAGACGCCGTGCTGTGGAGGGTGCGGCTGCCTGTAGCTCTCAAGCCAGCAGCTGATGCCTGGTTAGCCTGCTTTGCATGCTCTCTGCCTGCCTAGCTTAGGCCCGATCTTGCGTCCCCCACCGCTCTCTACCCCCTCTCTGTTCCCATGTTGTACATGCTGCTCATGTGGGCGTTTGGCCCCCTTTTAATAANNNNNNNNNNNNNNNNNNNNNNNNNNNNNNNNNNNNNNNNNNNNNNNNNNNNNNNNNNNNNNNNNNNNNNNNNNNNNNNNNNNNNNNNNNNNNNNNNNNNNNNNNNNNNNNNNNNNNNNNNNNNNNNNNNNNNNNNNNNNNNNNNNNNNNNNNNNNNNNNNNNNNNNNNNNNNNNNNNNNNNNNNNNNNNNNNNNNNNNNNNNNNNNNNNNNNNNNNNNNNNNNNNNNNNNNNNNNNNNNNNNNNNNNNNNNNNNNNNNNNNNNNNNNNNNNNNNNNNNNNNNNNNNNNNNNCGTTATAGCTCCTTGTAGGCCTCTTTTAGGATTAAGATGCCGTAATCGAATCAATTGCTTGTCTTTGCAAAATTACTGACATAGTCCTTCTACAAAACTACTGACAACAATTTAGCTAGATGAAATTGGATTCAGTGTTTTCTTGTGCCCCTTCTCCAGTTTGCGTGTCTGGTGCTAAGTAGAGTTCCATATATTATTCTATATTGCTTTTGTTAGAGCATTGTGTTGCGACAAATGAATACTTCTCTAAAAATGTCAACTGCTGCAATGCAGGCAGCTTGTATACCACATGTTCTTACGGCGAACGATGTAATTGTTGCGGCAGAGACTGGCAGTGGCAAAACACATGGTTACCTGGTTCCACTGATTGAAAAACTGTGCACCAAATCTTCCTCCACAGAAGATGGTGATTCTGAAAACATTGCTGCGAGAACAGATAACATTGTGCTGGTTTTCTGTCCTAATGTCATGCTGTGTGAGCAAGTTGTTTCAATGGCTAATTCATTACTTGATGTATCTGGTGAACCACTTAAGCGTGCTGCTGCAGTTTGTGGGCCAAAGGTATGGTCTGCCTTTCTGTCATATATGATACAGTACTTGATAGCATGGTAAACTCGTCACATCTTCTTGTTTTACGTATGGATAATATGAGACTACTTATGTCACATTCTACAACTGAATGTCTGTTTCAATACTTCATCATTTCTGTAGTGGTATATTCCCCAATTTACACTTTGGGTCTAAGGTCTTAACTAAACATGGGTCTTTAGTTATGTTCATATTTCTAAAACACTGTTACATTAATAAAACATATTCTGGCACAACAtctgcttattttatgttttttgatTTATATTGTATCTTCACAGGGTTGGCCAGCAGTTCGCCCAGATATTCTTGTAGCCACTCCAGCCGCTCTTTTGAATTATCTATTCGATTATGACCCAGAGAGGAGGCGGAGGGAGAAGTTCCTACGCAGTGTAAAATACATCGTAAGTACTCTAGCGGGACTTCTTTTGTGTGTGCAGACATCTTTGGCATAGCCAGattagaaatcttgttgttccatCCTATCTTTTATTTAATCTTGAGTTGCTGGATATACCTGGCAAGGTTAGGCTAGAATTTTGTGCTTTCCTGCAACTTGGAGAAGAAAGTATTTTGAATGGTTTCAACTCTCAAGTTAAGCTGTAGTTTTCTGTgtatttttttcttgtttcttATCATTTTCTACATTTGCATTTCTGTTGGCCTTTTTGTCTTAAAGCAAGTGTTTGAATTACAGTCTTTAACCTCAAGACAGGGAGTCCTAAAACTAGCTGATTTTGAACAGGTATTTGATGAGGCAGACATGCTACTTTGCGGAAGTTTTGAAAATCAGATCATTCGTCTCATCCACATGCTGCGGTTTGACGAGAAGTTACTTTCAAGGGCGGAAGATTCTGGAAAAGAAGTACCGCTCGAAGGTTCTGATGAATATCATGAGGATTCTGGTTCTGAGAGTGCTGAAGTTAGTGATAttgatgatgaaaatgaagatgGTCATATTCAAGATGGAGCAGTCAAGGCGAAGAATGCTCATGTAGGAGCACGCAGGGATTGGAGAAGGGTTAGAAAAGTTTATAGGCGCAGCAAGCAATATGTCTTTGTTGCTGCCACCCTCCCTCAGAGTGGAAAAAAGACTGCTGGTGGTGTGCTGAAACGTATGTTTCCTAGTGCTGTGTGGGTTAGTGGTGCTTATCTGCACTGTCACAACCCTAGGTATGCTCTTTGTCTTACAATAAGCTAGTATTCTTCCTCTTGGAGAGATTTCTCACTATTGCCGGGATTGTTAGTCgcagttttttttcaaaaatccCATATTTGTTTCTTATTGTCCCTTCCTATTCGCACCTTCAATACATTTGATACACAGTGCCATATATGCAGACTGGAGAGAAGATGGATAGAGGTTACTACTGATACACAAGTCGATGCTCTTCTGGATGCAGTAAAGTATGGCCTGAAGAGTGAAGTTGACCCAGAACTTGGTCCAAATCGAACTATGGTGTTCACGAACACTGTCGACGCTGCTAATTCAGTCTCTGACATATTGCGGAGAGTTGGTATTCCATGCATCTTGTACCACCGTGAGAGCTCCCTGGAGGAAAGGACAGCCAATTTACAATCTTTCCGGGAGAATGGTGGTGTGCTCGTCTGTACTGATGCTGCCGCTCGTGGACTTGATGTGCCAAATGTTTCCCATGTTATTCAGGTACGGTTAGACCTCGCCTTTTGAAATGTCTGCATGTCTGGCGCTGCACTGCTGTTGCTTGTCTGTCACAAGTAGCATTGAACTTCCTACCGTATCTACTTGTGGTGTCAGCACAATACTTCAAAAGCTTTACACATGATGGCGCAAAAAGTCATGCATTATGCACACCTGCTATATATGTGGAATACTAGTATTCTTACAAAAATGTTTATTAGCTATTACTACTATGAAGTCTAAATCCTCTGTTAACCCAACCGTAGTTGATACTCATGCTCCTTTGCATCATCTGATCAGAAGTTCTTTTTGACGCTTCTACCTATACCTGCAGGCGGAGTTTGCTGCTTGCGCTGTCGACTTTTTGCACAGGGTGGGTCGCACAGCTAGAGCTGGCCAATCTGGAATAGTGACTAGCCTATATACAGATGCAAACCGTGATCTCGTGAGAGCAGTTCGTCAAGCAGAGGAGCTGGCCCAGCCAGTGGTAAGACTCTTCTCTGTTCTAATCACCATGTCATGCAGTGGTACATCGTGTTATACAGAAATTCTTACAGAAAATAACCGTTTTTTTTTTTGTATAATCAGGAGAGGGCGTTCAGTAGAAAAAGAAGTTTCCGCAACAAGTTGAAGAAACAAGCTCGACTGCTTGAACCTGCAACGTTGCTGTCTTAATTTACGACTTCTGTTGCTTTTGATGTGTAGAAACAGGGAGTTACTCACAGtcttgtgtttttctagtggcctaGTTCTGCCATTTCATTTTGTACTGTTATAAGATTCAGAGACATGTTCAAAGAATGAAATCATGTATGTTTCTTCAGTTGCAGTTGTTCAAGTGCAATTTTCTTTGTCAATCTGATCACACATGCCTAAGAGTTGGGTATCTTCTCTGTGTAAGTGTCAAAAAAAAACATTTtacgagacggagggagtatcatattatgatgtaagagcaactctagcaaaccctcgacccgcaaaataaccaccAAAATGTGGGTTGGCGCGAAAAATCCCGCCCGAACAGACCCCGCAAACGCGGTCGGCCCGTAAAAATTTTTGAGGGGCGCGACAAAAACTTGACCCCAACCCACGAATACGcgggtttgcccccccccccacccccgccccgtCGGTGCCCTGCATATAGCGGGAGCGGTTAGTGGGGAGGACATTTCAGCCCACACTTTTCCCCACCAACCACCTCCCCTCTCCCCGTCGCCGGGCCGCCGCACAAGATTCCGACGAAAGTAGCCGGGGGGAGCACGCCGAAAGGCCGCCACANNNNNNNNNNNNNNNNNNNNNNNNNNNNNNNNNNNNNNNNNNNNNNNNNNNNNNNNNNNNNNNNNNNNNNNNNNNNNNNNNNNNNNNNNNNNNNNNNNNNNNNNNNNNNNNNNNNNNNNNNNNNNNNNNNNNNNNNNNNNNNNNNNNNNNNNNNNNNNNNNNNNNNNNNNNNNNNNNNNNNNNNNNNNNNNNNNNNNNNNNNNNNNNNNNNNNNNNNNNNNNNNNNNNNNNNNNNNNNNNNNNNNNNNNNNNNNNNNNNNNNNNNNNNNNNNNNNNNNNNNNNNNNNNNNNNNNNNNNNNNNNNNNNNNNNNNNNNNNNNNNNNNNNNNNNNNNNNNNNNNNNNNNNNNNNNNNNNNNNNNNNNNNNNNNNNNNNNNNNNNNNNNNNNNNNNNNNNNNNNNNNNNNNNNNNGAGTATCATATTATgatgtaagagcaactctagcaaaccctcgacccgcaaaataaccaccAAAATGTGGGTTGGCGCGAAAAATCCCGCCCGAACAGACCCCGCAAACGCGGTCGGCCCGTAAAAATTTTTGAGGGGCGCGACAAAAACTTGACCCCAACCCACGAATACGcgggtttgcccccccccccccccccgccccgtcgGTGCCCTGCATATAGCGGGAGCGGTTAGTGGGGAGGACATTTCAGCCCACACTTTTCCCCACCAACCACCTCCCCTCTCCCCGTCGCCGGGCCGCCGCACAAGATTCCGACGAAAGTAGCCGGGGGGAGCACGCCGAAAGGCCGCCACACGCACGAGGTTGCCCTCCACCCCCCTCCTGCGTCGATGGGTCGGAAAGTTGTGGATCTGCGGCCCTTCATCGAGGGCCGTCGGATTTGGCTTTTCCGGCGCCTGTGGCTGCGCCAAGCGATGGAATGGTCGGGGAGCATCTCGCGCGGCCCCGGCAAGGTCGCATACCTCCCCCCCCCTCCGTCGCTGATGTTCGTGCACTCCTTAGTAGAATCGAAGACAATGATGCAGCTGCATGTGCAACAAGAGAGAAAGCAACGTCTACTttcgaaccaaagatgaagaaagaagaatgcaaaatcaagaatccacagatcaacaacgaatgcatggagaagatattattccaactagtgggagcagttatggaagttggaaatcttctaaaatgcatacttgtggttcttgttttctttggtcttactattctagcaaagatttggtgatgtcttATGTATCCAATGTTGTTGAAAAAGCAAAGAAATGCATTATGTTGGATCAAATTAAGGTGCAAATTTAGGTTTTTCGGGCCGGGAGGAGCGGCGCCAGACCAGAgcccgcaaagccgacccgtaaaagagcATATTCCGTAAATATTTTTTTTACGGGTCCGTTATGCAGGGTCTGCATCTGCGGCCATTCGTGTCGGCCCGCAAAGCCGTTTTTCCGTGAACTGCAAACGCATTTTTCGGACCGGCAGGatgcagggtctgctagagatgctataAGAGATAAGCAAAATTGTATGTAAAATAGATTGGGCCTTGTTTGCCACCATCCAGCCGTGTTGAGAACAATCAGCCTTGTAGTAGCTGACAGATAAGCTTGCTGACAACTACGTGTATGTAAAAAGATTGAAACTTCGCCAAAAGGATGACACATACACTTGATAAAGGATGACACATACACTGTATACAGTCACGCCGTCAGTATTGTCACTAACTTTTTGCGTGGCAGAGATGTAAAGATGTTATGTCATCCTCTTACGGTCTTACCCCACAAACGCGTTGTAGACTCGGTGCATATGTCCGGCTCTACAAACCCAGATCAGCAGTTTTGAAATCCCATGCGGCAGGTGCACCGGTCCACCGTGCCACTTTTCCCGCATGCAGTTACAGGGTTGTTTCCCGTATATGGCTAATTTTTGTGGTCCGCACACATACCGCGACCCCGTCCGTTCCCCTCATCTCTCATCTCTCATCTCTCACGCCTCTCGAGACCTAGACTagggtgccgccgccgccgcaaccccaACCGGAGATGCTCCCTCGGCGGAGGGCTTTGACGCGCACGGCCGTGTCCCGCCGGCTTCTGCGCCGCGTGTGGCCCGAACACCGGCCATCCTGCGGAATCTCCCTGGCTTCTGCGACGCCTGTGGACGGAGGAGGGGAGGCCCGGAGCGCCGGTCATCCTTGCGAATATCTCCATGGCAGAGACGGTGCAATGGTAGCTGACTTCTATGGTCGGCCTCTGTCGACGTTTGACGGCAAACTGGTCTGGTGAGTTGATCTGACTGATGGGAAGTACGGTGCATCGCCGCCCTGCTCCGGTGACTGTTCTCCGTAGACTCCAGGCCGGCAGTATAGTTTTCGTAGATCTGCTCGAGGAGCATCCCTCTATGGCGTTGACCGCCACAGATCTGAAAGTACCGGTGGGGGACTCAGATCTGCAAGGAGAGACGTGCGGATCTCCACTACTAAAGCCATGGCAAGTAGCTCGTTGGGTCGAGCGTTGGAGCGACTAGTCCAGACTAGTCTGGGTGTTCGAGTCGATCGACTCAATTTGGGAGGGATAAGTTATCAGCGCTCAGCACACGGGAGGGAAAAATTGCAACCCTCCACAATCTCCGCCTCACCTGGGACCAGGCCATCGCCGCCAGCCATTAACGGCCAGGAACATTACGGCGCCCTCCTTCCGCTGGTTCTGCTCCACCCCTCTGCTGCTGTGCTCCTCCCTGGATGGACTCAATTTTTATTGTATATATTTCATATTAGGTATTAGTAGTTGAGTACTGTAAGTTGAGTACTACAGTACCATGTAGACTAGTCCAGCAGTACTCTAGACTAGTCACGATTGGTCTAGGAGTCTCAACCTCAGATCGACTACTCGACTTGTAATGCCTGAAGGTAACTAGCATCATGGTTTTTGAGTCGCTGTATAGTCGCCGACTAATCGCCAAGTCGTTTTCCAAAAATCAGGGCGACTCGCGACTTATGGCGACTATACAGCGACTTTCGTCGACTATACGCCGAGCCGCAGGGCTCGCGGCGACTCGCCAAGTCGCGACTCAAAAACCTTGACTAGCATAATTAACCATGTAATTGGTTGTTTATTATATCCTCACTGTTATTATTAAAATTCAACTCTTGTTTTCATCTTAGCTCTACTTTTTATATGCCTATGAATCTACAACTTTGCAAAATAAGCTTTTGGAGATCATGATATACAATTCTAATGTTTGTCAGAAAAAAATTAGGTTAAATTGATGGCTTTGAACTTGATTATTTCTTATTCATGTAACTAGTAGAAGTAACTACATAGCTAGAGAATTGTCCACACAATTGTGTTGCTATTGTAAAATTATCATAAAATGTATAATGTTTATTATTGAAAATTTAATCGTGTTGCATGCCTATTATTTCATATCATTGCAAGAATAACTTTTTGTACTTTTTTTTTCAGTTTATGATTTTGGGTACCTATTTATTCTCTGTTGATAAAACATGTAGGTTTTCCGTTATCTTCCTTTATGTGTTTTCTCTGGGTTGATGATATTTGTTTTTGAATTTTGTCCTTTAGtatgttattattgtgtttttccTTTTTATCCAAACGGAAGTGGCGTAATTGTATTGTTCTCCATATATTTCTAACTATTGTTATTTATGATTTATTATTACCCCTTGTTACATAAAAAATTCAGATGACCTGGAGGCTGGTTTTAGTTTTGAGCATAAGGGAAGTATATTTCCATCCTTTCACGTGTGCAGTTGGCTAGATATTATACTACCTTATGTTTGTCTTGGAGATATAGTTGGATATGTTATACATCTCTACATATGGTTAATCTTAACTGTTGTAATCTGACTTTATGCAAGTGCCAAAGGGTGCAACTATGGTGCAAAGATTTACTTTTGTCTCGGTTGTTGATTGCATCTTTATCTTCCCAATTTTTGTGACATTCTTTTGTCGTCAGCAAATGGAGAAATTTGATGTGAACGCAAATGAAGTGCCTTGATTGCAGTTCTGCTTCCCAATTGATAACAAAACCAATTAGTAGAAGGACTGAAATTCATATAGTATGCATGGAGTTTTACTTATGTTCCCGCTTTCTATTGAAAACTTTTTTCATATGGCTATTCCAACACAATGTTTCTATGCAGGCATATATGAGGTGTGTTGATGGCGTTTCCCTCCCAGTCACCTGCAAAATATGTACAACTAGACAAGGTATGACCAATATCTTTGATGCACTGTTCGATTTGATAGTTGGACTTTTCGCAAGATTATAGGGAACCTCTGCATCATTAGTACTCTAAACAAGTGATGAAGGTTCCATTTAGAACAAGATAGGGATTCCATACTTTGCAATCACACATGAGGCAAGAAAAGACCAGCTCGTTCAGACATATACAAGCAGGACATATGACAGACAACGATTAGCTTAAGCTTATCCATTTGAACAGCTATATGCTGAAGCTGGTCCATACCCAGTCTCGCAAATCAACCACCATGTTTACGTTCTGAATTGATATTTACATGCATAGCTTACAATTCCAACTTCtacttaaggatattttgaagTTTAGAAATCCAAGAGAACTGATTCACACATCTCCTGTTCACTAGCCACCGGCTTTATTTTGGATGCGGACATGGTCCTCTCAGATTTCAACCTGTTGAATGAATCATCATTTACATGTTAGAACGGCAAAACATTGATCATATGCAAATATTTTGAATAAAAGATTAATGTTTAACTATGCGTGGAAGTATGCTATATATTTGTATATCAGCAGCAAGCATAACACACTTAGTACTCTATTGATACCAAAGAAAACAATGGTAAGGACAAATGTGATACCCCATAGATTTAAGCGAGTATTTTTCAGAGAAATAGAGTTCACAAGTCAAGGTAAACTAGATTGGGTAGTGTTTGTGTCTTCCTGTCAAATAGGATTGTAATTATCTGAAACATCTTTTGAATAGGCTATACCGGAACTAGGGAGCAAATGGAGCGGGCCTATCAGCTAAGCCTCTGGCTTGCCCCGCTTACAAATCCTGCTTAACTAATTGCTTCTGTCTGAAATACACGGTGCTACTGTTTGAAGTAGATGTGCTAGTAGCCTACTACTGCTTCAGAACGAAATAGTAAAGTATAGTGGCATATCTTGCTGTGCGAAAATCCTTGTTACCAGTTATTATTATAGTGGCAAATTCTGATGCCCAAGTCTGATAAACAAGTGACAATTGTTTATTGAGTACTGTCTTAATATTTTCTACCATGTGTTAGTAGATAGATTATGTCAGACACTCGAGGGAAATTCGGTCAAAACGATGCAATGAGCTAGTGAAAGCTCAGATGGTTTTCAACACGCAGTAGAGTACATGGTGTTGAGTAAGATTTATATTCCTTTCATTTGTGATGAATTTTATACATGAAAGAGTGTGCACTTCTAACAGTAGTGTATTTGTTCACACACACTCACTGTCAGGGTCATGGTTAGCGCATACAGTGGGCGCCACATCATAGGATTAGTGTGTTTTAATATCTATATGTTGCATCTTACTGGTGGTCGAGTTTTGACTGTAACAGCTACTGTTACGTGACTTGACTCTTTCCGTTTTGCTCCAACTAGTCTGAGATGACCTTAGAACAGAGCAAGTTAGCTTGACATGACCTTGC
This window of the Triticum aestivum cultivar Chinese Spring chromosome 5D, IWGSC CS RefSeq v2.1, whole genome shotgun sequence genome carries:
- the LOC123121436 gene encoding DEAD-box ATP-dependent RNA helicase 22, whose protein sequence is MALSHLRHAPLALRLALPSIACSSPATRRLLLFAPARPWRLLSTASKPRSLATAAAAEADSTSAGADGFFAEDSTSWKSLGISDRLASALHGTGLERPSLVQAACIPHVLTANDVIVAAETGSGKTHGYLVPLIEKLCTKSSSTEDGDSENIAARTDNIVLVFCPNVMLCEQVVSMANSLLDVSGEPLKRAAAVCGPKGWPAVRPDILVATPAALLNYLFDYDPERRRREKFLRSVKYIVFDEADMLLCGSFENQIIRLIHMLRFDEKLLSRAEDSGKEVPLEGSDEYHEDSGSESAEVSDIDDENEDGHIQDGAVKAKNAHVGARRDWRRVRKVYRRSKQYVFVAATLPQSGKKTAGGVLKRMFPSAVWVSGAYLHCHNPRLERRWIEVTTDTQVDALLDAVKYGLKSEVDPELGPNRTMVFTNTVDAANSVSDILRRVGIPCILYHRESSLEERTANLQSFRENGGVLVCTDAAARGLDVPNVSHVIQAEFAACAVDFLHRVGRTARAGQSGIVTSLYTDANRDLVRAVRQAEELAQPVERAFSRKRSFRNKLKKQARLLEPATLLS